A region of Coccinella septempunctata chromosome 5, icCocSept1.1, whole genome shotgun sequence DNA encodes the following proteins:
- the LOC123314514 gene encoding transcription initiation factor TFIID subunit 2, producing the protein MNNERTGDNCRPFKLAHQLVSLTGISFERKSIIGCVELTVVPDRNNLRQIKLNAKQCRIYRVTLNEEYEAHFQYFDPFLDVCQSDSETRSIEKFSQHHLNAALKVDPDNNAGELVITVPPEATHLIAEGTALRVGIEFSLEQPQGGIHFVVPPKKEGTNVEKTAHLFTHSHQNSTRLWFPCVDSYAEVCTWKLEFTVDEDMTAVSNGDLIEVVFTPDMRRKTYHYTLNVPTCAPNISLAVGHFEVLVDPFMHEVTHFCLPHLMPLLKVTSRYVHEAFEFYEETMSNRYPYSCYKQVFVDEADEDYKSYASMSILRVDLLHSGVIIDQVFETRKIMAQAVAEQFFGCFISMQNWSDMWLNKGISQYLCGLYCRKSFGNNYYRAVVQNMLLEVVQYEEKYGGIVLDPSQPPQPLPVGVNTPQTSSSNEPEEKFYFSIRNLHTMSPMYVKALHKKSMLIMRMLEHRIGQELLLQVFNKQLSLAMNAATQKIRSCLWGHMLISTNVFTKAIFTVTGKDMAVFIDQWVRTGGHAKFHLTSNFNRKRNTIELEIRQDATKQLGIRKYVGPLLVTLQELDGTFKHTLQIENTVVKADITCHSKSRRNKKKKIPLCTGEEVDMDLSAMDDSPVLWIRLDPEMTLLRSVVIEQPDYQWQYQLRHERDVTAQIEAIVALERYPTPPTRMALTDTIENEHCYWEVRCRAAQCLTKVANAMVANWAGPPAMLAIFRKFFGSFAAPHIIKQNNFTNFQHYFLQKTIPLAMSGLRNAHKICPPEVVRFLLDLFKYNDNSKNRYSDNYYRATLVEALGRTVTPVVAVQQGAPITSESLSTDTKLILEEITRYLNLEKVLPSYRYTVSCACLKAIRNLQKYGHLPSKSVLFKFYASYGQYIDLRVAALECLVDFVQADGKMEDLEFLFDLLENDPYPGLKHKLAGMLIQSPPFRRAQRHKLDKPDLVERLWTNINGLFSHDSRLRCDMVDIYYAFYGNKKPFCLPDPKLEGIFSLERHRADAESMKSSKPSTSVFKREKSPASSIGGMKSMIESSQKDLSSGVVIEEQVDMMTDVIVTDEKLMKDEPLDLHVEASETVAVKQEYYSDNSVSLPGMGLSGPVGFEPGMFKTDGEQKQKKDKDDPTKLKKKKKDKKKHKHKHKHKHEHKHNKEKKEKDPNKLKLKEETLSSVSSTPSPPNGGNPSSENM; encoded by the exons ATGAATAACGAACGAACTGGGGACAACTGCCGTCCATTTAAATT AGCCCATCAATTAGTGAGTCTCACAGGGATAAGCTTCGAAAGAAAAAGTATTATT GGTTGTGTAGAATTAACTGTTGTTCCTGACCGAAATAACTTACGACAAATCAAACTTAACGCAAAACAATGTCGTATATATAGAGTAACATTAAATGAAGAATATGAAGCCCACTTTCAATACTTTGACCCATTCCTTGATGTTTGTCAATCAGATTCAGAAAC GAGAAGTATCGAGAAATTTTCCCAACATCACCTGAATGCAGCTTTGAAAGTAGATCCTGATAATAATGCAGGGGAACTGGTGATAACAGTGCCACCTGAAGCAACACATTTGATAGCCGAAGGTACAGCTTTAAGGGTTGGAATAGAGTTTTCTCTTGAGCAGCCACAGGGTGGAATACATTTTGTTGTTCCCCCAAAGAAAGAAGGAACAAATGTTGAA aaaaccGCTCATTTATTCACTCATAGTCACCAAAACTCAACAAGGTTATGGTTTCCTTGTGTGGATAGTTATGCTGAAGTTTGTACTTGGAAGTTAGAATTTACTGTAGATGAGGATATGACAGCAGTTTCTAATGGTGATCTCATTGAAGTTGTTTTTACACCAGATATGAGAAGAAAAACTTATCATTATACATTGAATGTACCAACTTGCGCACCAAACATCTCGTTGGCTGTGGGACACTTCGAAGTTCTTGTTGATCCATTCATGCATGAAGTTACTCATTTCTGTTTACCTCATTTGATGCCCCTGTTGAAAGTAACTTCACGATATGTACATGAAGCTTTCGAGTTTTATGAGGAGACAATGTCCAATAG ATATCCTTATAGTTGTTATAAACAAGTGTTTGTTGATGAGGCGGATGAGGATTACAAATCGTATGCTAGCATGAGTATTTTGAGAGTAGATCTTTTGCACTCTGGTGTCATTATTGATCAGGTTTTTGAGACCAGAAAGATCATGGCCCAAGCTGTTGCAGAGCAATTCTTTGGATGCTTCATATCGATGCAAAATTGGTCTGATATGTGGTTAAATAAGGGTATCAGCCAATATCTTTGCGGTCTGTACTGTAGAAAGAGTTTTGGAAATAATTATTACAGGGCAGTTGTACAGAATATGCTTCTTGAAGTTGTGCAATATGAGGAGAAATATGGAGGTATTGTGTTAG ATCCTAGCCAACCACCTCAACCACTTCCTGTAGGGGTAAACACTCCACAAACGAGTAGCAGTAATGAACCAgaggaaaaattttatttctcaatTAGAAATCTTCACACAATGTCTCCCATGTACGTGAAGGCTCTCCACAAAAAGTCCATGTTGATTATGAGAATGTTGGAGCATAGGATTGGGCAAGAGTTACTTCTTCAG GTTTTCAATAAGCAATTATCGTTGGCTATGAATGCTGCCACTCAAAAAATAAGAAGTTGCCTCTGGGGCCACATGTTAATCAGCACCAATGTCTTTACTAAGGCAATATTCACGGTAACAGGAAAAGATATGGCCGTTTTTATAGATCAGTGGGTGAGGACTGGTGGTCATGCGAAgtttcatttgacttccaatTTTAATAGAAAAAG GAATACAATTGAATTAGAAATACGTCAAGATGCCACTAAACAATTAGGTATAAGAAAATATGTAGGTCCCCTTTTGGTTACCCTTCAGGAACTCGATGGTACCTTCAAACATACGCTTCAAATTGAAAACACAGTTGTAAAAGCTGACATCACTTGTCACTCTAAAAgtagaagaaataaaaagaaaaaaattccattATGTACCGGAGAAGAAGTGGACATGGATTTGAGTGCAATGGA TGATTCACCAGTGCTGTGGATAAGACTGGATCCGGAAATGACGCTTTTGAGGTCTGTTGTTATTGAGCAGCCAGATTACCAATGGCAGTATCAACTTAGACATGAACGAGATGTGACAGCCCAAATTGAGGCAATTGTTGCTCTTGAGCGATATCCTACTCCTCCTACACGAATGGCCTTAACAGATACAATAGAGAATGAGCATTGTTACTGGGAAGTACGATGCAGGGCTGCTCAATGTCTCACCAAG GTAGCCAATGCGATGGTGGCTAATTGGGCTGGTCCGCCTGCTATGCTTGCTATTTTCCGAAAGTTTTTCGGATCATTCGCCGCACCACACATCATAAAACAGAATAATTTCacgaattttcaacattatttccttcaaaaaacGATTCCACTGGCCATGTCCGGTTTAAGGAATGCACATAAAATATGTCCTCCGGAAGTTGTCCGATTTCTGTTGGATCTTTTCAAATATAACGATAATTCCAAGAATCGATACAGCGACAACTATTATAGAGCAACATTAGTGGAAGCCTTGGGTCGTACG GTTACGCCTGTAGTAGCTGTCCAACAAGGAGCTCCAATAACATCTGAAAGTTTAAGTACAGATACAAAATTGATTTTAGAAGAGATAACAAGATATTTAAATCTAGAAAAAGTGTTACCATCTTATAGGTATACGGTATCTTGTGCATGTTTGAAAGCCATAAGGAATCTCCAAAAATATGGACATCTTCCCAGTAAATCTGTGCTGTTTAAATTTTATGCTTCATATGGCCAGTATATTG ATCTTAGGGTAGCTGCCCTGGAGTGCTTGGTTGACTTTGTCCAAGCAGATGGTAAAATGGAGGAtctggaatttttgtttgaTCTTCTAGAAAATGATCCATATCCTGGTCTCAAGCACAAACTTGCTGGAATGCTGATTCAAAGTCCTCCCTTCAGGAGAGCACAAAGGCATAAGCTGGATAAACCAGACTTAGTTGAAAGACTTTGGACCAATATAAA TGGATTGTTCTCCCATGATTCCCGTCTACGTTGCGATATGGTAGATATCTATTATGCATTCTATGGAAACAAGAAACCGTTCTGTTTGCCTGATCCAAAATTGGAAGGCATTTTCAGCCTGGAAAGGCATAGGGCTGATGCAGAGTCGATGAAAAGTTCGAAACCTTCAACATCTGTTTTTAAAAGAGAGAAGTCACCTGCTTCTTCTATCGGCGGTATGAAATCCATGATTGAATCATCACAGAAAGATTTATCCAGTGGCGTAGTTATAGAGGAACAAGTCGATATGATGACAGACGTTATAGTGACAGATGAAAAGTTGATGAAG GATGAGCCTTTAGATTTACATGTTGAGGCCAGTGAGACAGTTGCAGTAAAACAAGAGTATTATTCTGACAACTCAGTTTCCTTACCCGGGATGGGTCTGAGTGGTCCCGTAGGCTTTGAACCAGGAATGTTCAAGACAGACGGAGaacaaaaacagaaaaaagatAAAGATGATCCAACAAAG ttgaaaaagaagaagaaagataagaaaaaacacaagcATAAGCATAAGCACAAACATGAGCATAAGCATAACAAGGAGAAAAAAGAGAAAGACCCAAATAAATTGAAGTTGAAAGAAGAAACATTGAGCTCTGTGAGTTCCACCCCAAGTCCTCCGAATGGAGGTAACCCCTCGTCAGAAAATATGTGA